The Ostrea edulis chromosome 1, xbOstEdul1.1, whole genome shotgun sequence genomic sequence aaaacatcaaagtttaaattatgcaatttacaatGCCCCAAGATGTTCATTGATACTTTAATTTGAGGTTTGGcgttttattttactgaaaagttaAGAGCTATGCTGTCttgaacaggttgggaacacttcccctatagcgaaaAATGCAactatccctctctagcgagattAAATATAGTGCGTACAACTGAGgaaaacacccgtggagtacatctctttgtgtttcacgtgaaaagaagaaaaagtgctaaaatgtctgatacttctgcaaaatatattaatcaaaacaaaaacactcacgatgtgtattggatttcagactgcttccctcttacgcagcaactttgatatgcaatttcttgactatgttgtcaatttcatagaaacaattcgcatcatgttgagtgtgtgtcgcacttgTTCAGCATTgtacgggatttgccattattttcaataaagatacgcaaaacacctgtttatggtcaTGTTTGTACTCTCTCATTAAAGAGGGATTGTTGCGTTTTAGCGAAAATATCTCACTCACTATATGGGAACTGTTCCCAAcctgttgttttgtttttgttaaagcTCTGTTGATATTCTTCAAATGACCGTTTTTTAAAGCCTTTGTTTACATCAATCACAAGGTTGCATGTCCAGATTTCTTTTTTCTaaagtcattttttttttggtgatataaagaaaattatattcaaaaggCAAAACAGGGCAATCTTGTGctggtgatgaaattcataaaattaaatacaataaaaatctgcaaaaactATATAATATTTTCTTTCTACCTCATTTACCTGTATTGACCTCGGGTAGTAATTCTGTAGTTTTCAGGCTAAGTCTGACCATTTAAAACTTAGTTTTCTATAAGGCTGAAACAATTCACTGAAATATTGaaactgttcaatataaacgatcgattcaatgttcgattcattgcctcaAATTTCAGTTCAATACGTCTATTACAAACGGGTTCaataaaatacatcaggctCAACCTGTACTtgagggacaaaatagcgtCAAATAACATTCCGACTGTTGTTTACCTTGAGtctgatgaaaataataaatgatcgaactttatcagtttaaactacagagccaacatgTATCTTACTGTTTGGCAGTTTGGAGACATTTTGCTTTTAGTTTTAAAATGATGATTTTGAATCatggtaattaaatttttcttcagtGTTATttttggtttcttctgtaaattatATTGTActgaaagtattgaattgtggcatatgtattgcaatatgtatcatatcgtgaagggggcgtatTGTTTCAGTCCTAGTTTTCTACCCTTATCTTCCAATACTCCAAGGGAAAAGGACTGTACACTTACCTAAGATACAGTGtttaatttaatatttatcaaaaagtataatagataaatcaatttttctttgaaaagagggATGGAAAAAAGGGACCACAAGTTACAGCTGAAGTTGGGAGGTCCTtatctatgatgttcaaaagttgaaatatattacccCTCCCTTATagctctatatatatatatatatatatatatatatatatatatatatacacacacattttaCCAATTGTTTTGGACTTTATTGAGAAATTACATTCCATAcggtaaattgtattcattatagtATACTTATTTTACTAGTTATCATCCTAGATAAGCTTGGGTTGGAATATTGTGGGACTCTGTCCTGTAACAAACATTTATGTATTCTCTTACCtctttattgaaatatttttaatgatcgAGATACAGAGCATCCTACAAACCTGAATTCAGTGGATTTTACCAAAATATCACATTTACTTCCATTGTCTGCGATGAATTATTAATAGTTTGGATGATGTAGGATACTGTAGTAGAGTTGTACGTCAATTaatacaatttgaaatatttattgtgAACTGAAAAGCtttggaaaaacaaaaaagaatgcttgaaaatattttttgaatgatTTAGTCAATATTTCAGCAAACTACATGATATTATTTAACTGCAGTAAATGTAATTGCAACAAAAATTGtacaatttctatttttaaggGCTTGTGACAGTGATTTCAACACATAATGTTTTGAAGGTTTTCCACGATATTTTGATGATGGAGGGTGCTGAGATTGACTTGGGGGATTACATGGACGTAGTTACCACCTACCAGTGTAAGTTCTGTAGCCATAGGTGTCAAACCGTGAAAGACATGGCTACACATGTTCAACAGGACCATCTTCCAATAGCACCCAAAAAAGAAACTCCTCAGATAACAAAAGTGAGTAGAACCAGAAATGGTCATTTGTGCAAGATTTGTTTGTGATTACTTTGCCTCTGAGCTAGGATGAGGATGGAACTACAATTAGGTTTCAAAGTCttataaatgaatttattttctacAATTCTGATATAGAAAAACTGATATATGAGAAAAAACTGGCATTCCGTAGCTCAGTTTTTGTTACTGGATAACACAATAACACAACACGATTGAAATAACACAACAGTTCAAGTGAACTTGTAATTTAATGATGCAATAAAACAAGTTCAAACAAATGATGTAAATTagaccaaaatatacaaaattgaTTGGCTGGGAcaacttaaagggactggttcacgatttttgataaaaatttaatttttgatgttaaacattagaaatatagctcatttaaggttgacagccaaaattttgaccttctgaatgcaagaataaaagtaatagtttagccttaaatatgtgttatgtaaacaaagactcgagtcttttcatgtaaacaaataaacaattgaaatattgatttggTAATATAAattaatgcatcttaattttgcatagtcacaaattttaacttttagatgacacatttcacccccaaaatgcttgaaatgtgaaagatataataatacttagatcggtatccatttcttttgaaaatttcgtaaacaatagcatatcgcaatgtttgtttacaaaacaaataaaaaaactctctaaaatgagcttctgtgaagatgtatcaccttaattttcatgtgaaatctttcaaacacattagacagtagattttgatcattaaaagtgaaaaacaaaattttgggtaaaatcgtgaatcagtccctttaatacaAACAACCGTTTACTAATGACTAGGTTTgcaaataaacatgtaaattacacaaaTTGATCTCAGCCAATAAAAAACTATCATGTCTGTATTTCCTTCTTAACAAGAACAACAAGGCCACAATTTGCCAAAACAATATGCAGGAATCCTCTAGAGATATATACCATATTATACagatttgtttaaatcatggtccccaAGGTGAGGAAGGTCCTTAAGCAGGGGttcaactttttaaaactgGAATATGTAGGAAAACCTTCTCAAGAAAAGGGATACGATTTGTTATCCTCATGTAACGCAAGTCAAAGTAGTAAATATACGATTTGTTATCCTCATGTTACGCAAGTCAAAGTAGTAAATTTTGGTTAAAAAATGGGCATAGATAGGGACCAAATGTTACATATGCTTACAAGGAAAATATTCTTGTGTATCAAAAAGGCTACAATTTGGATTAAAcaatatgcatgcattttcaaatgATGTAGATTAAATTTTTGTTCaaaccacaggcaattatatcatttgggttcgaatttactatactctttaatagtaaatttgaacccaagtgatataattgcctgtAGTTCAAACCATCTGTATATGAGCATGATGATGCAGTTGAGTTTTGTTGCCTCCTGTTAAGTCTAACCTCTAACCATTTGGCTAGGTGGTCAAACTGTAAATCCAAAGGTTGATTGATGGTCTTAAAACAGATTCAGATGCATTGCAGTTCCTCGCAGTAAGACCATTTCTGTGTACATGTGCTGTGAATGTCTCAATTTACCACACTGTAAAATCTGTCAGCTTTGGTCAGGTCACACCTCTGTATGAACTGAACTAGTGTTTCATTGGGAGCTGAAAATAGATCTCTTTCCATCCAAAGACCAGGTGTAGTTACGTGGTAATGAAATCAGATACTCGCTATCACCATGTACAGGTGTAGTTACGTGGTAATGAAATCAGATACTCGCTATCACCATGTACAGGTGTAGTTACGTGGTAATGAAATCAGATACTCGCTATCACCATGTACAGGTGTAGTTACGTGGTAATGAAATCAGATACTCGCTATCACCATGTACAGGTGTAGTTACGTGGTAATGAAATCAGATACTCGCTATCACCATGTACAGGTGTAGTTACGTGGTAATGAAATCAGATACTCGCTATCACCATGTACAGGTGTAGTTACGTGGTAATGAAATCAGATACTCGCTATCACCATGTACAGGTGTAGTTACGTGGTAATGAAATCAGATACTCGCTATCACCATGTACAGGTGTAGTTACGTGGTAATGAAATCAGATACTCGCTATCACCATGTACAGGTGTAGTTACGTGGTAATGAAATCAGATACTCGCTATCACCATGTACAGTAGTGAAAGTAAAatttaggatctgattttaaacaGATCGAGGTGTATTTGACCCaaatgattttgactaaggaaaTATCTACACTGTTTTCAACTAAACGTGAAAGTATTAGAGAccatttaatatttctttaacAGTTCTACATGTAATTGGCATAATTTCAGAATGTGGGTACAGGAGAAGAAATGGAAAATGTCATGATATCCCAAGTTGACCAGCTGGACACCCAAGACAAAGCTCCTTCTGATAGAATACTGAGTGAAATAGATGGTGAAAACATAGACTTGAAGCTAGGCACTACTGAAACTGTTGCACAGAGTATTGAGAACCTGAAAAGTGCTAATCCTACAATGGAAGAAGACTTTGTCCATGAAACAAGTCATAAACTGACCTTTGACATAGATGGTAAGATTGTGGAATTATCTCTTGCTAATGGAAACTTGGAAAATATAGATCAACCAATTATCATGAAAAGTGATGTACAGGAACTAGAAGTATTGGATTCTGCAGGAAATTTTGTTACTAGTGATGCAGGGACATCTACTGTAGACTCGCAACCAATTACAAAAGAATTGTTCCTTTGTGGTCAATGTAACACTGGCTTCACTAGCATGGAAgaatgtcaaggtcacatgtATAAAGATCACAATGTAACATTGGACGACGGGAAAGTGAGTGTAGGTACACAAGTGGAGACTTCACGGAGGAAGTCTCAGAGACAATTGCAAAATGATTCTGAGGATGTGAAAGCTACAGATTTAAATGACTCAGATGTAGAATGGACAATGGAATCGGAAACCCAGTATATCAGTAAAGGAAGTCGTACCCGGAGCAAAATTTGTCCTCCCAAGGCCCTTAAAAATGACTACTACCTCGGAAAAACAAGAGCAAGTGATTCAAGTAAGGTTGAACATACTACCAATGCCAGACAATCCAAACGTGTCACAAGTTACCAAAAGAAATGTAGAAAACCAAGCTGTAATGCCAAGTTTCTGACCAATGAAGCCTTAGAGATGCACCTGAAATGTCACACAGATAAGCCCAATGTTTTTACTTGTCCCGAGTGCCAACAAAGACAAACCAGGTGGCGTCTCTTGCGCTTACACTTGTGGAAGGTTCACCAGATAGACACAGACTTGTTGATCTGTGATCAATGTGACTATAAGACTGATACTGCTAGCAGACTGAAGGTTCATCAGGAGATACACAGTAAGGACAAGCCCTACAGTTGTAACATATGTGGAAAGCACTTCCGACAGCTTGCCCAAATGAGAAACCATCAGATGCTACACAATGGTAACAAATGGtaaagaaatattgaaaaacttacagaatagaatgaaatttttaaaaccctcTATCATTATACCACACCACAGTGATGCTAGTATATAATCCTAATTTGAATATGTTATGGTAAATGTAAATTACACTCGAGGGTCAAAAGTATTTCTGCGCTGCTGATTTTCACTATTTATTTATTAcaacttttatattttaaaaacttcaccaaaattttatatttaatgtTATCATGAAATTTTCGGAATATATGCAGAATTCACTCAAGATTCATGACAAATGTTACTTTTATTGTTATGTTATATTAGTTGTGGGTTGATTTATGAATTACGAGGTAGACTTTTTAGAATGCTAATTTATATGAAATGTGTAAGATTAATTTCAGATCTCACAACATGATTATCTTAGTGAGTATTAAAAACTGTAACgcatatagaaaaaataacaataacagATTCAAATTTAGGTGATTATGCATGGTTTGTTAAATTTTTATGGTAATATCTGCAGTAGAAGTATTTTTATCAATGCtttaaaaattgtataattcaatatattatatagtgaaaattacCAGTGCAGAAATACTTTTGACCCTTGAGTGTAGATATGACtacatgtattgaatttagCTCCTTTTGTCAAAGAGAGCTTCTACTACATCACTTAGTGCTCACTGTATTTCAGTTAAAGTACTGAGTTAGAATGAGAAAAGACTAAATGAATTCTGCACTAAACCTTTCACTGCTAAATATTGAACATACTAattatatgtaatatgtttccagtttttagctcacctgagcttaaaGCAGAAGTGAGcatttctgatcacctgttgtctgtctgtccatctgttcgTGAGCTGTTGACATTTTCCATCTTTTTCTCCTGAATCACTTGTGATTCAACCTAGACACAAAGCATTTTTGAGCAAAATACTTTcaagtttatttcaaaatccaTGCCCCCTTGCAAGGAGAGATAATTAGCAATTTATTAAAATAGGGTGTGGTAATTAACAAAATCTTCtaaaaaaccactgggccagagtgtgaaagcttccttatgAGTGGAGAttcaatgaaattattcaaattatgGCCACCGGGGGTACATTGGGGCCATGATAGGAGAACAAAGTTTTATGGGATATGTAGGGGGAAATCATTtagaatcttctcaagaacaacagggtgTTGATTTGTCATTTTAATATGCAAGTATCCTCGGGTAAttcaggttcaagtttgttcaaatcatgaccatGAGGGGGAGACATGATAGgagaaaaaaagaatttctattagaaaatattgagaaaattttttaaaaatctttttctcatgAACAACAAGGCCATAATTACTCATaagctcaattgagcttttatgatgatcacctgttgtccaaTGACTGTCTGTCTATCCATTAATCTTTAAACTTTACCATGTGTTTACTCGTagtttttacttcttctccagaaccactgcgcCATTTCAATTAAATCTTGCCTTAAGTATACTTGGGCAAAGGTGATTTAAAATTCTGCAAATGAAGGGTGTGGAGGTAATCaagaaataatgaaattatggtggcatcttttgaaaatcttcttgctaagaaccattgggccagtaAAGACGAAACTTAAGTGAAAGTAGAttcaaacacccccccccccccccccccccaactcccTGTCGGGCACTGGCACAATAGCGGATCTGTTTTCATGGGGATATTTAGGTAAAATCTTCTCCACAACAACAAGGCCATGATGAGTCATACATGAGATGTATGGGAAAACtttgaaaatcatttatttttaaatatggaTCATGGGATTAGAGAGGAGCTAGAATCAGGGATATAATTTGTCCATGATACATAAATATTGCTGAATATAGAGCATCTctatgttgtgtggattcaagttggGTTAAGTGAAGACCCTTTTTGGCTTAAGTTGGTTCAGAATTTTTTGTGGGAACAAAAAGGGTCATAAAATTTTCCGATCTGCTGAAGAACTGCAGGACCAGGTTGACTCAGatgagcgttgtggcccatggaccttttATATTTACTACATGTTTTAGTTGATGTGTTATCATTTACCAGTATTTTATCTTCAGTGACAGTGAGCAGGAATGTGATATCTGTAATCGCAAGTTTGTGAGCAAGAAGTGTCTACAGGTCCACATTCAGGTTGTGCATGGAAACCACAAACCTTTCTCCTGCACCGTGTGTGAATACACTACTGCCCGGAAGGCTCAGCTGGAACTGCACATGAGAACCCACACCCAGGAAAAACCATTCAAGTAAGTTCAACCGGTCAAAGATGAAATGTTGTGTTAAGGAAATTGCTGTTTTCAACACACAAACTCTCTTAGTATAACTGGTTTTCCTAACTtgttctttgtggatcactctagatgttgttgcaattttgatccatttcgacctctcttgcaggagttttgcccctttatttgaaaatcattgttatatggagggtccataatttgtccggctaactcctcccacaattttcaagtgttttacagagtgtttgtatggatactgaagatgtgcatgtggcaagcaatctaattaaaatcagacttctcaAATCCGTGCCGTATAATCTGCGTAATAAAATCTGACATAACTCgactaggggtcatgttcaaGTGAATTTTGTGTTAGCCAATCAGCACGTTGCCTATGAAATTGccggtgttcacaattcaaggaaaatgactgtgattgtttggtttgaaagaaaacacatcgcagctagatgtgacatcacaatgcaccgtttacgtcaaCTGatgttatattcctcgcgttaattaagtaaacatcatgaaaactattcaaatcatacccatccctattcatacataaatcgcaattcacaattaatttaatctgggtgtattttatattgtacgttttgttgtttgtatgaacggaatagattaggcattattgcgaaagtttaaaattccttatgtgagaatacacaattttatagtgtggaataaacttcatgggagagagattactgcaacttgtttacgaattgtcaggaaccgcctaaatagccatcattgtctgtatggcgcaatctgactgtctgatagttctcatgaatattccaagcgaaaggtcatacGGACACGacccctatggggttatgtcagatcctattgtagcgattgtgagtgtatcctaggatctgattttaattagattgatgtggcaaggattttgattttctctcatatctacgtatgtaagatacagatattctatgaaagaaaggtatgaaagatatttctatctttcatatcacgtgacgttaaTTATCTTCCATATCCCATGACTAATAATCAATATACAACTAGCCTGCAACTTAcctcgattgacgaacactagcgtctgcaaagctcttgtacaaaaaatgacagattgtaatgtccctgataatctccaggtgtatgtgaccggacacaaaaatacacattccttgaacaactactgcacactcaacaacagtaACAAATTTCTCATACAAATGCTGTCGAGTACATctatgtcatccggtgcattatgccagttcacagaaacccagcccacacggtctattacttctaggcctacctccacattcactctgtcaacgtctactgtctgtgtctcaggtgaaataagtgccttcaatgtccatgagactcgagtccttaCACACGaggaaaacgaaagtctagccatgcccatattcaccaacaaaaaccacttggaatctctcttcacacactcgtcattaaataactgctcaattaatatcaatatcaatgctcctctgAGAAAAAaacgtgcagttgtggattcatattctgattaggtatgtcaaaatgtttcgcgctgatggactgtcgagttacgtcacgcatcaccctgattattgatttattcaattcacttacaattcacttatacacttGTCGGCTGATTTTTTGTCGGcaaaatgaaggtcgtagaattcgattctggtgttatttttaatgtacagcgaaaaattaattaattggaaaattctcaaaatgacgtcgctaggcacaaggaaaatggaaaactctagaaatatgagagaaaaatactctcttttgagttgccatgaaatattaaggtgattccaccctcggggttgcaaaaaagcggtaaaaccctcggcgAAGCCTTGGGTTTCACCGCTTtcttgcaaccctcgggtggaatcaccttatatttcatggttactcataagagagtcttatattcttcaatttttgagaaaattacaagttgttgaactttgtctgttttgagaaaatattgcaaagagagtacatgatttgttcaGTGATCTCCCACCGAtttcaagtgagaaccttcttgttttacagagtgtttatatgggtattgaagatgtgcatatggcaaggattttgattttcttcaatttttaagaaaattacaggttattgaacttagtcagttttgaggaattattacatagagagtacatgatttgtctgtttttcctttCATAGTTTTCAGGGGGcctctgtggccgagtggttagagcatcgtgctcaaaatcacacagccttaggccctctcacctctgtcggcgcgggttcgaatctctCTCatgccagtaagtgagaaagtttcccagtttactttcgcaaggtcggtggtctcttcccagatacattttatctgggttctctcttccaccaataaaaactggacgccaccagataactgaaaaattgttgggtgtggcagaaaaaatcaatcaatcaatccatagttttcaagtgaggacctcattattttacagagtatttgtatgggtatggaagatgtgcatgtggcaaggattttgaatttcctcaatttttaagaaaattacaggttgttgaacttaatcttttttttaatagaaaatgtaacgAAACCGAGGGTATGGGGTAGTTACATAATCATATAATCATTGGCCGCTGTTTATCTTTTAATAAATTGTCAAGGTAGAAATGGTTACTTTGGTTGACCACAATTTATGACGAACGATGACCAATTGATGGTCCACTTTGAAATAATATCTTCACTTGATAGTCATATGTATAAGAATAATATTCTATAAAGTTTATAACATTTATTGTGACGATCCTTTGGTcaaattgtatatacacatacaatggTAACTCGTTTGGTTGGTACAACGTTATTTAGTTAATTATACAGTGACGAACCTATCCAGGACGTTCCTATTATTAAAAGGGCTAGTAAATTACTATAAAAATGTTATGTCACTTTTAATAAATATGTGGTTACATGTAACTTAAACTTGGTACTATTTGGTAACTACCACTGTCTTATTTCTGAAGTGTACCGAGTCTCTCTCTGCAGTTGACTGACTTCTCTCTCCAAACAgctgtcttttatttacatCGGTTGTTGTTATGACGTAGTAACGTTTCAAACTGATAACGTCATACGTTTATCTAAGTTAGCGCgttaaatttgtaaatattacTTAATAACGTATTAACGTTGTACCAATATAAACATAATAAACATAacatattttataacaatatgtGAATCAAAGCAATCaagttcaataaaatcaattgtaGTTCGTTTCTATTCATATTTTGCTTATAAATGACTTTAGAAGTAGTTTTAAACATCGGGTTCATGCACAGGGGcatcttatccgctctgttctctatcacacatatataaatacacgtgatagagaacagagcggataagatgCCCCTGTGGTTCAGGGTTCATAATTTCTATCATAAGCGGTTAGTCTGAATGAAAATCACAACATTGTAACAAACGATATGGATTTAATTGGATAATTCTAAAGTTACATCTGCTATCAGGTCAGTTTAATGTTGTATAGGTATAAAGTAATGTATTTAATGAGTGAAGTCCTGAACCGtaacaatattcatatattaaaaaaattattatgcaaagaaagtatgtcacagcctgatgatggctgatactacctgaagcaaagttttacaaattatggcttaagaaaaacatcctatgtaagcatttgcatgggcgtattatgtaccgtttgcggtactcttgttcagGTGTTTTTATAAGAATACCAATACTTCTTATTCAGTGAACTGATACATATTGAAACATCTAAGTACCTATATTttccaatatatcaatatacagCACCAGTCAAAACCCTTGGATGGGTAGATTTGGAAACTGATATTGCATGTAAAGAATAAGTAACATTTCTTGGAAATACTGATAAACCTTACATGTACTATCATTCCAGAAACAGTGTGTCTTTCCGTGTAGAGAACTGTGTGAAAATTCCACTCAGGAATTGTCATATCACTCACTGATTGGCTGTTTGGTTTCAATAAAAGTGAATTTTGATGACCATGctttgtaattttttcaacatgATTGGCCACTAAGAACAAAAGTAAAATctgtttcattgaaatctttCAAAAGCCTTACCCAAAAATATGCACGCTCTCTCGAGTGAAGTGACACTGTTATTGAAACAATAGTACATAAGATAGTGAAATATGTTGAACATTTGAAGATTTCACATTTA encodes the following:
- the LOC125651605 gene encoding zinc finger protein 236-like — translated: MKIPQVFHDILMMEGAEIDLGDYMDVVTTYQCKFCSHRCQTVKDMATHVQQDHLPIAPKKETPQITKNVGTGEEMENVMISQVDQLDTQDKAPSDRILSEIDGENIDLKLGTTETVAQSIENLKSANPTMEEDFVHETSHKLTFDIDGKIVELSLANGNLENIDQPIIMKSDVQELEVLDSAGNFVTSDAGTSTVDSQPITKELFLCGQCNTGFTSMEECQGHMYKDHNVTLDDGKVSVGTQVETSRRKSQRQLQNDSEDVKATDLNDSDVEWTMESETQYISKGSRTRSKICPPKALKNDYYLGKTRASDSSKVEHTTNARQSKRVTSYQKKCRKPSCNAKFLTNEALEMHLKCHTDKPNVFTCPECQQRQTRWRLLRLHLWKVHQIDTDLLICDQCDYKTDTASRLKVHQEIHSKDKPYSCNICGKHFRQLAQMRNHQMLHNGNKCDSEQECDICNRKFVSKKCLQVHIQVVHGNHKPFSCTVCEYTTARKAQLELHMRTHTQEKPFKCDVCYYASSDHNSLRRHKMRHTGQKPYKCPHCPYSCIQAICFKAHMKNKHFGAHGIFCCELCAYKSVNEKKYLDHVRDHKNGLIPTTSIVKKKSENVTFAPRIQNINQSVPHIEIVSAGEQTPVSVVGGNVENQGNQIQMHVEMSESGERTIREEDLQRLMREGLVTSDITQLISCAMNAISQENSIQSADGQVPSVPNSGRSTTHMITFHLPPSQTNTVQQQDQNIISIDALSSGKEEKKEAAVYFADNQGLLLNTSDIQLQQEGDASSVLLNIQGTTVPVNLIQIAANEAEVTQSATIQDLAQISCLVKDSVYNNTTMYNSIE